One segment of Gemmatimonadaceae bacterium DNA contains the following:
- a CDS encoding YicC/YloC family endoribonuclease: MINSMTGFGSAEGTVGQARVAVEVRTVNHRFFNSSIKLPSAFSAWEGDVREALRRHIARGHVSLSARIERAEESPIQIDEARFAAYVAQLKELGERHGLASGLDLATVLRLPGVIVTGTVEEAGGTPAELVAIVDQAAQALTQMRREEGGRLAQSIRERLDVIEYALERLAARSPLRLAEQKTRLERAVAELAGGVAVDPQRLAQEIAIMADRLDVAEELDRFQSHLRSFRDTLDDESGDAVGKRLSFVLQEMLREANTTGSKASDAAMLAEVVSIKEELERIREQVENLE; this comes from the coding sequence ATGATAAATAGCATGACCGGCTTCGGCAGTGCCGAAGGGACGGTCGGACAGGCGCGAGTCGCGGTGGAGGTGCGCACCGTGAACCACCGCTTCTTCAACTCCAGCATCAAGCTCCCGTCGGCTTTCAGCGCGTGGGAGGGTGACGTGCGGGAGGCGCTGCGCCGGCACATCGCGCGGGGCCACGTTTCGCTGAGCGCCCGGATCGAGCGGGCGGAAGAGTCGCCGATTCAGATCGACGAAGCACGGTTCGCGGCCTACGTGGCCCAGCTGAAGGAGCTGGGCGAGCGTCACGGCCTCGCCTCCGGGCTGGATCTCGCGACGGTGCTCCGCCTCCCCGGCGTGATCGTAACCGGGACGGTGGAGGAAGCAGGCGGTACTCCCGCGGAACTGGTGGCCATCGTCGACCAGGCGGCGCAGGCTCTGACGCAGATGCGCCGGGAGGAAGGCGGCAGGCTCGCGCAGTCGATTCGCGAGCGGCTCGACGTCATCGAGTACGCGCTCGAGCGGCTGGCCGCGCGCTCCCCGCTCAGGCTGGCGGAGCAGAAGACCAGGCTCGAGCGCGCGGTGGCTGAGCTGGCCGGCGGGGTCGCGGTGGATCCCCAGAGGCTGGCACAGGAGATCGCCATCATGGCCGACCGGCTGGACGTCGCGGAGGAGCTGGACCGGTTTCAGTCGCACCTGCGGTCCTTCAGGGACACGCTCGACGACGAGAGCGGCGACGCGGTCGGGAAGCGGCTCTCGTTTGTGCTGCAGGAGATGCTCCGGGAAGCGAACACCACCGGCAGCAAGGCCAGCGACGCCGCCATGCTCGCCGAGGTCGTGTCGATCAAGGAAGAGCTGGAACGGATCCGCGAGCAGGTCGAGAACCTCGAGTGA
- the gmk gene encoding guanylate kinase, with product MTPFPVILSSPSGGGKTTIARALLNQRRDVGYSISCTTRRPREGEVDGVDYFFLTTAEFALAADRGEFAEWAVVHGQRYGTLRREVERVLSSGKHVIMDIDVQGARKLADAFPSSALIFLLPPSAEVLVERLRNRRSEGPEALIQRLETAVEELKAVSMYHYMVTNDRLDVAVARVSSIIDAEAVSRGRRDQSAEAEVGALIEQLQIEIRKQQEIG from the coding sequence GTGACCCCGTTTCCGGTCATCCTGTCGTCGCCGTCGGGCGGCGGAAAGACGACGATCGCGCGCGCGTTGCTCAATCAGCGGCGCGATGTGGGCTACTCGATCTCCTGTACGACGCGCCGCCCGAGGGAGGGTGAGGTCGACGGGGTGGACTATTTTTTTCTGACCACCGCCGAGTTCGCGCTGGCCGCCGATCGCGGCGAGTTCGCGGAGTGGGCGGTGGTTCATGGGCAGCGCTACGGCACACTCAGGCGGGAAGTGGAGCGGGTGCTGTCTTCGGGAAAGCACGTGATCATGGACATCGACGTCCAGGGCGCGCGGAAGCTGGCGGACGCGTTCCCGAGCTCGGCGCTGATCTTCCTGCTTCCGCCGTCGGCGGAAGTGCTGGTGGAGCGGCTCCGCAACCGTCGGAGCGAGGGCCCGGAAGCGCTGATCCAGCGCCTGGAGACCGCGGTAGAAGAATTAAAGGCGGTTTCCATGTATCATTACATGGTCACGAACGACCGCCTGGACGTCGCGGTCGCCCGCGTCTCGTCGATCATCGACGCGGAGGCGGTAAGCCGGGGGCGCAGAGACCAGTCGGCGGAAGCCGAGGTCGGCGCGCTCATCGAGCAGCTGCAGATCGAAATCAGAAAACAACAGGAGATCGGATAG
- a CDS encoding DNA-directed RNA polymerase subunit omega, whose product MRVFTPEEAARSATNKYLAVLVAAKYARVLNEFPAGMSREVKLTTRAMEELSSGTIEYKVIPRRKAE is encoded by the coding sequence ATGCGAGTTTTCACCCCGGAAGAGGCGGCGCGCAGCGCCACCAACAAGTATCTCGCGGTGCTGGTTGCCGCCAAATACGCGCGCGTGCTCAACGAGTTCCCGGCCGGTATGTCGCGCGAGGTCAAGCTGACGACGCGCGCGATGGAGGAGCTGTCGAGCGGAACGATCGAGTACAAGGTCATTCCGCGCCGCAAGGCGGAGTAG
- the coaBC gene encoding bifunctional phosphopantothenoylcysteine decarboxylase/phosphopantothenate--cysteine ligase CoaBC, whose product MLGVSGGIAAYKSVALARLLTQAGAQVDVVLTRAALEFVGAITFEAVTGRQALAEIFEPGHALDHIRLAREADVVVIAPATADLIARAAHGHANDLLTASLLATSSPVLFVPAMNDHMWAHPQTARNVAHLREIGYRVLDPDDGPLAIGEGSGPGRMPEPDTIFAHLGRILESDNTLRGRCVLVTTGATREPVDPVRFISNHSTGKMGAAIAAAAWRRGADVTLIAGHTDVPLPGGPRVIRADTTEAMAHAVAAEIAAADALIMAAAPADFTVKTPSAGKMKREGGTASLDLVRTADILQAASAARKKGSVVVGFALETGNAAERGAEKLRAKSVDMMVVNDQNEEGAGFGGDTNRVTLLSRDGKREELPLMLKTELAEELLDRIGAMLNGS is encoded by the coding sequence CTGCTCGGCGTATCGGGTGGGATCGCCGCCTACAAGTCGGTAGCGCTTGCCAGACTTCTCACGCAGGCGGGCGCGCAGGTTGACGTTGTACTGACCCGGGCCGCGCTGGAGTTTGTCGGCGCGATCACGTTCGAGGCGGTGACCGGCAGACAGGCGCTCGCCGAGATATTCGAGCCCGGACACGCTCTCGACCACATACGGCTGGCGCGAGAAGCGGACGTCGTAGTGATCGCTCCCGCGACGGCCGACCTCATCGCGCGCGCCGCGCACGGCCACGCGAACGATCTGTTGACCGCGAGCCTGCTCGCGACCAGCTCGCCGGTGCTGTTCGTTCCCGCGATGAACGACCATATGTGGGCGCACCCGCAGACCGCGCGCAACGTCGCGCACCTGCGCGAGATCGGCTACCGCGTGCTCGACCCCGACGACGGCCCGCTGGCGATCGGCGAGGGCAGCGGCCCGGGGCGCATGCCCGAGCCCGACACGATCTTCGCCCACCTCGGCCGCATCCTGGAATCCGACAACACGCTCCGAGGCCGGTGCGTCCTCGTCACGACCGGCGCCACGCGGGAGCCGGTGGACCCGGTGCGGTTCATCTCGAACCACAGCACGGGGAAGATGGGCGCGGCGATCGCGGCCGCCGCGTGGCGGCGTGGCGCCGACGTGACGCTGATAGCGGGACACACTGACGTCCCGCTCCCCGGCGGGCCGCGCGTGATCCGGGCGGATACGACCGAAGCGATGGCCCACGCGGTGGCCGCCGAGATCGCCGCGGCCGACGCGTTGATCATGGCCGCCGCGCCCGCGGACTTCACCGTCAAGACTCCAAGCGCCGGCAAGATGAAAAGAGAGGGCGGCACGGCGTCGCTCGATCTCGTCCGGACCGCCGACATCCTGCAGGCGGCGTCGGCCGCGAGGAAGAAGGGATCGGTGGTCGTCGGCTTCGCGCTCGAGACGGGGAACGCCGCGGAACGCGGTGCGGAGAAGCTGCGCGCGAAGAGCGTCGACATGATGGTCGTGAACGATCAGAACGAGGAGGGCGCCGGATTCGGCGGGGACACGAATCGGGTCACGCTGCTGTCGCGCGACGGCAAGCGGGAAGAGTTGCCGCTGATGCTGAAGACGGAGCTGGCGGAAGAGCTGCTGGACCGCATCGGAGCCATGCTGAATGGATCCTAG
- a CDS encoding uracil-DNA glycosylase produces MDPREQLRIYLEQRRETGETELVLDKLSIDEVLRIIAGQASSARGTAVAAAAAAEREHPTSARAAEPGSADWREALREAGVPQPTSGVKPAGPAPAPKMEAPPRIDAPPPAAEAPKPTAIPRLAFPQPGHEAGAPPTPGEFRTGIVVGAADSELFHSPFAHLESLEAIAEAVRGCTRCPLYATATQSVPGEGSPTADLVCVGEAPGANEDVTGRPFVGEAGKLLTKILEAIKLSREEVFICNVLKHRPPGNRNPLPGEVEACSPYLVRQLELIQPKVIVAFGTFAAQTLLNTKSSLSQLRGFVHRYYGTPLIVTYHPAALLRNPAWKRPTWNDVQLARRVLDNARQGS; encoded by the coding sequence ATGGATCCTAGAGAGCAGCTCCGGATTTACCTGGAGCAGCGGCGCGAGACCGGCGAAACCGAGCTGGTGCTCGACAAGCTCTCGATCGACGAGGTGCTGCGGATCATCGCCGGGCAGGCATCTTCGGCGCGCGGGACGGCGGTGGCCGCCGCGGCGGCCGCCGAGAGGGAGCATCCGACGAGCGCTCGCGCCGCCGAGCCAGGTAGCGCCGACTGGCGCGAGGCGCTGCGCGAAGCCGGAGTGCCTCAGCCCACCTCGGGCGTGAAGCCCGCCGGCCCCGCGCCGGCGCCGAAAATGGAAGCTCCACCGCGGATCGATGCTCCGCCGCCGGCAGCCGAAGCGCCGAAGCCGACCGCGATACCGCGGCTCGCGTTCCCGCAGCCGGGGCACGAAGCCGGAGCTCCGCCCACGCCCGGGGAGTTCAGGACCGGGATCGTCGTCGGCGCCGCCGACTCCGAGCTGTTCCACAGTCCGTTCGCGCACCTGGAATCGCTCGAGGCGATCGCCGAGGCCGTGCGCGGCTGCACCCGCTGCCCGCTCTACGCCACCGCTACGCAGTCGGTTCCGGGCGAAGGCTCTCCGACCGCGGATCTGGTGTGCGTCGGGGAGGCGCCGGGTGCCAACGAGGACGTGACTGGCCGTCCGTTTGTGGGGGAGGCCGGAAAACTCCTAACGAAAATTCTCGAGGCTATCAAGCTCTCACGGGAAGAAGTTTTTATCTGTAACGTGCTTAAGCATCGGCCGCCCGGAAATCGGAATCCGCTGCCGGGAGAGGTCGAAGCGTGCTCGCCGTATCTCGTTCGCCAGCTGGAGCTGATCCAGCCAAAGGTCATCGTCGCATTCGGCACATTCGCAGCTCAAACGTTGCTCAACACGAAATCCTCGCTGAGCCAGCTCCGCGGGTTCGTGCACAGATATTACGGAACGCCACTGATCGTCACCTATCACCCGGCCGCGCTGCTGCGCAATCCAGCGTGGAAGCGGCCAACGTGGAACGATGTCCAGCTCGCCCGTAGAGTTCTCGATAACGCCCGGCAAGGGTCGTGA
- the dnaB gene encoding replicative DNA helicase — MSSSPVEFSITPGKGRDPFRDRQPPYSEDAEQAVISAMLLDSDAVLRATEFVDDSMFHREAHRRIIRAILALAERGDVIDPLTLSEELSRRGDLQAAGGKDYISELLDMVPTAANVEYHAKIVREKALRRRLIEVSTGIVGDAFDSPLAAPELLDEAEHKIFQINKSRGREAFTRIKELLWPTMERIEKLQSSGASLTGVGSGFKDLDEITAGFQPSDLVIIAARPSMGKTAFALNIAQNSALDNNIPICIFSMEMSKEAIVQRLLTAEGRVDAQRLRKGKLQDEEFVRLGRAAGLLSHAPIWIDDTPGLTLLELRSKARRLKMESDVQMVIVDYLQLMQGPTNVESRQQEISYISRSLKALARELNVPVVALSQLSRAPEQRTGEGKRPQLSDLRESGAIEQDADLVMFIYRQEVYDGPTDKDGNSLEGRAEIIVGKQRNGPTGLVNLYFNKAYTRFDNFSARSTGPEIVRTG, encoded by the coding sequence ATGTCCAGCTCGCCCGTAGAGTTCTCGATAACGCCCGGCAAGGGTCGTGATCCCTTCCGCGACCGGCAGCCGCCGTATTCGGAGGATGCCGAACAAGCGGTAATCTCCGCGATGCTGCTCGACTCGGACGCGGTGCTCCGTGCGACGGAGTTCGTGGACGACTCGATGTTCCATCGCGAGGCGCACCGCAGGATCATCCGCGCCATCCTCGCTCTGGCCGAGCGCGGCGACGTCATCGATCCGCTCACGCTCTCGGAGGAGCTGTCGCGACGCGGCGATCTCCAGGCCGCCGGCGGGAAGGACTACATCTCCGAGCTGCTCGACATGGTGCCGACCGCGGCCAACGTCGAGTACCACGCCAAGATCGTGCGGGAGAAGGCGCTCCGTCGCCGGCTCATCGAGGTGTCGACCGGCATCGTCGGCGACGCGTTCGATTCTCCGCTCGCCGCGCCGGAGCTCCTCGACGAAGCCGAGCACAAGATCTTCCAGATCAACAAGTCGCGCGGGCGCGAGGCGTTCACGCGCATCAAGGAGCTGCTCTGGCCCACGATGGAGCGGATCGAGAAGCTCCAGAGCAGCGGCGCGTCGCTCACGGGTGTCGGCAGCGGCTTCAAGGATCTCGACGAGATCACCGCTGGATTCCAGCCGAGCGATCTAGTCATCATCGCGGCCCGTCCGTCGATGGGAAAGACCGCGTTCGCGCTGAACATCGCGCAGAACTCCGCGCTCGACAACAACATCCCGATCTGCATCTTCTCGATGGAGATGAGCAAGGAAGCGATCGTGCAGCGGCTGCTCACCGCCGAGGGGCGCGTGGACGCCCAGCGGCTGCGCAAGGGGAAGCTGCAGGACGAGGAGTTCGTGCGGCTCGGGCGCGCGGCCGGGCTGCTTAGCCACGCCCCGATATGGATCGATGACACGCCGGGACTCACGCTGCTCGAGCTTCGCTCCAAGGCGAGGCGGCTCAAGATGGAGAGCGACGTGCAAATGGTGATCGTGGACTACCTGCAGCTCATGCAGGGCCCGACGAACGTGGAGAGCAGGCAGCAGGAGATCAGCTACATCTCCCGCTCGCTCAAGGCGCTGGCGCGCGAGCTCAACGTGCCCGTCGTCGCGCTGTCGCAGCTCTCTCGCGCGCCCGAGCAGCGCACCGGCGAAGGGAAGCGGCCGCAGCTCTCCGACCTGCGCGAGTCGGGCGCGATCGAGCAGGATGCCGATCTCGTCATGTTCATCTATCGCCAGGAAGTGTACGACGGCCCGACCGACAAGGACGGCAACTCGCTCGAGGGCCGCGCCGAGATCATCGTCGGCAAGCAGCGCAACGGGCCGACGGGATTGGTGAACCTGTACTTCAACAAGGCATACACTCGGTTTGACAACTTTTCGGCGAGGTCGACAGGGCCGGAAATAGTACGGACTGGGTGA
- the radA gene encoding DNA repair protein RadA: protein MPKAVTIHRCTGCGADHPKWAGRCDVCGEWNTLVEEPMAARKTGKSLARARKAGHAAGRTAVLRDVTGAESARWTTGINEFDFVLGGGVVPGSMVLVGGEPGIGKSTLLLQVAARLQARPLRSLYVSGEESALQVKLRSDRLTDGAGDVELLNETSLETIIATAEAGRYDVMFVDSIQTVYTEELEGAPGSVGQVRECAARLMRFAKDSGTAVLVVGHVTKSGGIAGPKTLEHIVDTVLYFEGEGTAEHRVLRATKNRFGSVDEIGVFRMSGEGLVAVGNPSELFLGDRSRDTSGSAVTALMEGSRPLLVEVQGLAAKSGYGTPQRVATGYDSKRLALLLAVLERRAGLSFSQMDVFLNIAGGIRMQEPAGDLAVATALASSVFDRALPTDAMFIGEVGLGGEIRPVAQVERRLAEGAKLGITRAYVATRGVPQRPVRGVTVRGTATVQELFETVFA from the coding sequence TTGCCGAAAGCCGTCACCATCCACCGCTGCACGGGTTGCGGGGCCGATCATCCGAAGTGGGCCGGCCGGTGCGATGTGTGCGGCGAGTGGAACACGCTCGTGGAAGAGCCGATGGCCGCGCGCAAGACGGGGAAGAGCCTCGCCCGCGCCCGGAAGGCCGGCCACGCCGCGGGCCGGACAGCGGTTCTCCGCGACGTGACCGGCGCCGAGAGCGCCCGCTGGACCACCGGCATCAACGAGTTCGATTTCGTCCTCGGCGGGGGAGTCGTGCCGGGCTCTATGGTGCTCGTCGGCGGCGAGCCGGGGATCGGCAAGTCCACGCTGCTGCTCCAGGTCGCCGCGCGGCTGCAGGCTCGGCCGCTTCGCTCGCTGTACGTCTCAGGTGAGGAGTCGGCGCTCCAGGTGAAGCTCCGCTCCGACCGGCTCACCGACGGCGCGGGCGACGTCGAGCTACTGAACGAGACGTCGCTGGAGACGATCATCGCCACGGCCGAGGCCGGACGCTACGACGTGATGTTCGTGGACTCGATTCAGACCGTGTACACGGAGGAGCTGGAAGGCGCGCCCGGCAGTGTCGGCCAGGTGCGCGAGTGCGCCGCGCGGCTCATGCGCTTCGCCAAGGACAGCGGGACCGCGGTGCTCGTGGTCGGGCACGTGACCAAGTCGGGCGGAATCGCGGGACCGAAGACGCTCGAGCACATCGTGGACACCGTTCTCTATTTCGAGGGCGAGGGCACCGCCGAGCACCGCGTGCTGCGCGCGACCAAGAACCGGTTCGGCAGCGTGGACGAGATCGGCGTGTTCCGCATGAGCGGCGAAGGGCTGGTCGCGGTCGGCAATCCGTCGGAGCTGTTCCTCGGCGATCGCTCGCGCGACACGTCGGGCAGCGCGGTGACGGCGCTGATGGAAGGCTCGCGGCCGTTGCTCGTGGAAGTGCAGGGGCTCGCGGCGAAGTCCGGCTACGGGACGCCGCAGCGGGTGGCGACCGGCTACGACTCCAAGCGTCTCGCGCTGCTGCTAGCCGTGCTCGAGCGGCGCGCGGGGCTGTCCTTCTCGCAGATGGACGTATTCCTCAACATCGCTGGCGGCATCAGGATGCAGGAACCGGCGGGCGATCTCGCGGTCGCCACGGCGCTGGCGTCGAGCGTGTTCGACCGCGCGCTTCCCACCGACGCGATGTTCATCGGCGAAGTCGGGCTCGGCGGCGAGATCAGGCCCGTGGCGCAGGTGGAGCGCCGGCTCGCGGAGGGCGCCAAGCTCGGCATCACCCGCGCGTACGTAGCCACGCGCGGCGTGCCGCAGCGGCCGGTCAGGGGCGTGACGGTGCGCGGGACCGCGACGGTGCAGGAGCTGTTCGAGACTGTTTTCGCGTGA
- the ispD gene encoding 2-C-methyl-D-erythritol 4-phosphate cytidylyltransferase — translation MSAQARDVGVVIVAAGKGSRTGSSELKQFRWVAGKPMLLHSVQAFHERDDVALVVCVLPREHAGDPPAWLFQCDVERLLISVGGRERSDSVANGIEDLPPECGIIVVHDAARPFVPASVIESVIAEARRGNGAVPALPVADTLKRVTRSGAISETVDRSGLWRAQTPQAFPREMIEQAYTHARANGIAATDDASLCERLGLPVVIVPGSERALKITEEADFARAEALYSLHE, via the coding sequence GTGAGCGCACAGGCGCGTGACGTAGGCGTCGTCATCGTCGCGGCGGGGAAAGGGAGCCGCACGGGATCGAGCGAGCTCAAGCAGTTTCGCTGGGTGGCCGGCAAGCCGATGCTCCTGCACAGCGTGCAGGCGTTCCACGAGCGCGACGACGTGGCGCTCGTGGTGTGCGTGCTCCCGCGCGAGCACGCGGGCGATCCGCCGGCCTGGCTGTTTCAGTGCGACGTGGAGCGGCTGCTGATCTCTGTGGGCGGACGCGAGCGGTCGGATTCCGTCGCGAACGGCATCGAGGATCTCCCGCCCGAGTGCGGGATAATCGTCGTGCACGACGCCGCGCGCCCGTTCGTCCCGGCTTCGGTGATCGAGAGCGTCATCGCCGAAGCGCGGCGCGGAAACGGAGCCGTGCCCGCGCTGCCGGTTGCCGACACGCTCAAGCGCGTGACCCGCTCGGGCGCAATCAGCGAGACCGTCGATCGCTCGGGACTCTGGCGGGCGCAGACGCCGCAAGCCTTTCCGCGCGAGATGATCGAGCAGGCGTACACGCACGCGCGCGCGAACGGCATCGCGGCCACCGACGACGCGTCGCTGTGCGAGCGGCTGGGCCTGCCGGTGGTGATCGTGCCCGGGAGCGAGCGGGCGCTCAAGATCACCGAAGAAGCCGATTTCGCCCGGGCGGAAGCACTGTATAGCTTGCATGAATGA
- a CDS encoding L-threonylcarbamoyladenylate synthase yields MTAEVRPIPFWSDKEVEAAIPGTIEHLNARRVLAYPTETVYGFGGAVDQESVQELIRFKGRPQGKPFLLLIAGSEMLGRLDLHLTPAASRLAARFWPGPLTLVLPGGEKRVPSELRGPEGGIAVRWTPHPATSRLIRAYGDPITSTSANRPGSPPATSAGEIVAQWTAAAAGGKLRVLDGGQLTSSAPSTVVDCTARQPRVIRPGAVASSALREVVPDLIGEAP; encoded by the coding sequence ATGACTGCTGAAGTTCGCCCGATCCCGTTCTGGTCGGACAAAGAGGTCGAGGCCGCGATTCCCGGCACGATCGAGCATCTCAACGCGCGGCGCGTGCTCGCGTATCCGACCGAGACCGTGTACGGCTTCGGTGGCGCGGTGGACCAGGAGTCCGTGCAGGAGCTGATCCGCTTCAAGGGACGCCCGCAAGGCAAGCCGTTCCTGCTGCTCATCGCCGGCAGTGAGATGCTCGGCCGGTTGGACCTGCATCTTACTCCCGCAGCCTCGAGACTCGCCGCGCGATTCTGGCCCGGTCCCCTGACACTCGTTTTGCCCGGCGGCGAGAAGCGCGTCCCGTCCGAGCTGCGCGGTCCCGAGGGCGGGATCGCGGTGCGGTGGACTCCTCACCCCGCCACCAGTCGCCTCATTCGCGCGTACGGCGATCCAATTACTTCCACGAGCGCAAACAGGCCGGGCTCACCGCCCGCGACTTCCGCGGGAGAGATCGTGGCGCAATGGACGGCCGCGGCGGCCGGAGGAAAGCTGCGGGTGCTCGACGGCGGCCAGCTCACCAGCTCGGCACCCTCGACCGTCGTTGACTGCACCGCGCGCCAGCCGCGCGTGATCCGCCCCGGCGCGGTCGCTTCGTCCGCGCTGCGGGAAGTGGTTCCCGACCTGATAGGCGAGGCGCCGTGA
- the aroE gene encoding shikimate dehydrogenase: MKHVSRPGRLVLLGHPVSHSLSPVLQGAALASAGLELAYEVIDVTPQLLEHEIKGLVAEGAAGNATIPHKEALAALCDRLTPTAGLAEAVNVWWVEDGELVGDNTDVAGFHALARRVLGCAPSCERVALIGAGGAASAVLTAVGDWPESRVRVFNRDPARALRLCSRHSDVARAELVMEEALAGATIVVNATPIGLLDEGFPVAVERIPERAAVIDLVYRQGDTPWVRAARERGLRAGDGLAMLVEQAALSFQRWFGREPNRQAMWAAVT; encoded by the coding sequence GTGAAGCACGTGTCCCGGCCGGGGCGGTTGGTGCTGCTCGGCCATCCCGTTTCGCACTCGCTGTCGCCGGTGCTGCAGGGCGCGGCGCTCGCGAGCGCGGGGCTGGAACTAGCGTACGAAGTGATCGACGTCACGCCGCAGCTACTCGAGCACGAGATCAAGGGTCTCGTCGCCGAGGGCGCAGCCGGGAACGCGACGATTCCGCACAAGGAAGCGCTGGCCGCGCTGTGTGATCGTCTGACGCCCACGGCCGGCCTCGCGGAGGCAGTGAACGTGTGGTGGGTCGAGGATGGAGAGCTGGTCGGGGACAACACCGACGTCGCCGGATTTCACGCGCTGGCCCGGCGGGTGCTCGGCTGCGCTCCGAGCTGCGAGCGCGTGGCGCTCATCGGCGCGGGGGGCGCCGCTTCGGCGGTGCTCACCGCGGTGGGCGACTGGCCGGAGTCGCGGGTGCGCGTGTTCAACCGCGATCCCGCCCGCGCGCTCCGCCTTTGCTCGCGGCATTCCGATGTCGCGCGAGCCGAGTTGGTGATGGAAGAGGCGCTGGCCGGTGCAACGATCGTGGTTAATGCGACCCCCATCGGGCTTCTGGACGAAGGGTTTCCCGTGGCGGTCGAACGGATTCCCGAGCGCGCGGCGGTCATCGACCTCGTCTATCGCCAGGGAGACACTCCCTGGGTGCGAGCCGCGCGCGAGCGGGGACTCCGCGCCGGCGACGGACTCGCCATGCTCGTCGAGCAGGCCGCGCTCTCGTTTCAGCGCTGGTTCGGACGCGAGCCGAACCGCCAGGCAATGTGGGCGGCGGTTACTTAG
- a CDS encoding phosphoribosyltransferase family protein codes for MLLPVVCVACDQLTGAGQSERDLVCARCWSRVRRPPHPRCGRCGHPNAGEACTWCELLPQFVRACRSVCWVPEGSGGAIVHALKYGGWRKVAEPMGARMARTDWPADVIAERAALIPVPLARDRRRERGYNQSELLARVIARSWSVPVWTDVLERRRKTRTQTRLTPGERLANVAGAFSVAAGGASRLRGAHVVLVDDVVTTAATLNSCAGALYDAGARIISYVTFGRARSGSDAV; via the coding sequence CTGCTCCTCCCGGTCGTGTGCGTCGCCTGCGACCAGCTGACCGGGGCGGGCCAGAGCGAGCGGGACCTGGTTTGTGCGCGCTGCTGGTCGCGGGTGCGCCGGCCGCCGCACCCCCGCTGCGGGCGGTGCGGTCACCCGAACGCCGGCGAGGCGTGCACCTGGTGCGAGCTGCTGCCGCAGTTCGTGCGCGCATGCCGGTCGGTGTGCTGGGTGCCCGAAGGATCCGGCGGGGCGATCGTCCACGCGCTCAAGTACGGCGGGTGGCGGAAGGTGGCGGAGCCCATGGGCGCGCGAATGGCGCGGACCGACTGGCCGGCCGATGTGATCGCCGAGCGCGCCGCGCTGATCCCGGTGCCGCTCGCGCGCGACCGCCGGCGCGAGCGCGGCTACAATCAGAGCGAGTTGCTGGCGCGGGTGATCGCGCGAAGCTGGTCGGTCCCGGTCTGGACGGACGTCCTCGAGCGCCGGCGGAAAACGCGGACCCAGACCCGCCTCACTCCCGGCGAGCGGCTCGCCAACGTGGCCGGCGCGTTCTCGGTGGCGGCGGGCGGCGCCTCGCGGCTGCGCGGCGCCCACGTCGTGCTGGTCGACGACGTGGTCACCACCGCGGCCACGCTCAACTCCTGCGCCGGCGCCCTGTACGACGCCGGAGCGCGAATAATTAGTTACGTTACCTTCGGCCGCGCGCGCTCCGGAAGCGACGCGGTCTGA